In Myxocyprinus asiaticus isolate MX2 ecotype Aquarium Trade chromosome 8, UBuf_Myxa_2, whole genome shotgun sequence, a single genomic region encodes these proteins:
- the snx8b gene encoding sorting nexin-8 isoform X1: MHLGQKIPLDGLSLKELGDSVLVEIEPQRKGLPFLKHVEYRIISKCFQVPVQRRYSDFEVFHSLLLQKFIYRMVPPLPPKRILKGVLNSISDREFNDSRRRGLQRFMTLVIRHPVLAGDELVNIFLSASSTVSPGNQLKAVNLIYSRQYTDVQNKLRESFKKTGDEFLTSQMALHGKVYLPEDIQSQAAANREVIANIHSSFYKLRDVAERMAHRSRENSTDLFMFGKDLSELGSDTSDLPDSATLGKAWKTQRKSLVELSGEFGLLADKAAHQGCREEDEVVEKLNLFLEQLQSYKDLCDRHDNGVLLEHQRAFEKRNGPVATHLKRQSFSEQPESRLTQQENTIITMEMRSYFSLLCLHQETQLIFTHLPLVTSILGTFVHSQIQGHKEMGDVWGDLHPKLKSLFENANEVSSRSSSQTHTSR; the protein is encoded by the exons ATGCATCTGGGTCAAAAAATCCCATTGGATGGGCTATCTCTAAAAGAGCTAGGAGATAGTGTGTTAGTGGAGATAGAACCCCAGCGGAAAGGACTGCCCTTTCTCAAACATGTGGAGTACCGTATTATTAGCAAG TGTTTCCAGGTCCCAGTTCAACGCAGGTACAGTGATTTTGAGGTGTTCCACAGTCTGCTACTCCAAAAGTTTATTTACAGGATGGTTCCACCCCTGCCCCCCAAACGCATCCTTAAAGGCG TTTTGAACTCAATATCAGACCGAGAGTTTAATGACAGTCGTCGCCGTGGCTTACAAAGGTTCATGACCCTGGTGATTAGACATCCAGTGCTAGCAGGAGATGAATTGGTCAACATCTTCCTCTCAGCAAGCAGCACAGTAAGTCCTGGAAACCAGCTGAAGGCAGTAAATCTGATATACAGTAGAcaatataca GATGTTCAAAACAAGCTGCGcgaatcatttaaaaaaacaggtGATGAGTTCCTGACCTCACAAATGGCCTTGCATGGCAAG gtgtacCTTCCTGAAGACATACAGAGCCAGGCTGCCGCTAATCGAGAAGTCATTGCAAATATCCACAGCAGTTtttataaactcagagatgtaGCCGAGCGGATGGCACATCGCTCACGGGAGAACTCCACAGATCTATTTATGTTTGGCAAAGACCTGAG TGAACTGGGCTCGGACACATCAGATCTGCCTGATAGTGCCACATTGGGCAAAGCATGGAAGACTCAGAGGAAGTCACTTGTGGAACTGTCAGGAGAATTTGGTCTACTTGCAGACAAAGCAGCACACCAG GGCTGCAGAGAGGAGGACGAGGTCGTCGAGAAACTGAATCTTTTCCTTGAACAGCTGCAGTCGTATAAA GACCTCTGTGATCGCCATGACAATGGTGTGCTGTTAGAGCATCAGAGAGCATTTGAAAAGCGCAACGGGCCTGTGGCGACACATTTAAAGAGGCAGAGCTTCTCGGAGCAGCCAGAGTCTAGACTTACACAG CAAGAAAACACAATAATCACCATGGAGATGAGGAGCTATTTCTCCCTTTTGTGTCTTCATCAAGAAACTCAACTGATTTTCACTCATCTGCCACTTGTAACTTCCATTCTGGGGACATTTGTCCACTCACAGATACAAGGACACAAAGAG ATGGGTGATGTGTGGGGTGACCTGCATCCAAAACTGAAGTCTCTGTTTGAAAACGCTAATGAAGTCTCGTCTCGTTCCTCTTCTCAAACACATACCTCCAGATGA
- the snx8b gene encoding sorting nexin-8 isoform X2, whose product MHLGQKIPLDGLSLKELGDSVLVEIEPQRKGLPFLKHVEYRIISKCFQVPVQRRYSDFEVFHSLLLQKFIYRMVPPLPPKRILKGVLNSISDREFNDSRRRGLQRFMTLVIRHPVLAGDELVNIFLSASSTDVQNKLRESFKKTGDEFLTSQMALHGKVYLPEDIQSQAAANREVIANIHSSFYKLRDVAERMAHRSRENSTDLFMFGKDLSELGSDTSDLPDSATLGKAWKTQRKSLVELSGEFGLLADKAAHQGCREEDEVVEKLNLFLEQLQSYKDLCDRHDNGVLLEHQRAFEKRNGPVATHLKRQSFSEQPESRLTQQENTIITMEMRSYFSLLCLHQETQLIFTHLPLVTSILGTFVHSQIQGHKEMGDVWGDLHPKLKSLFENANEVSSRSSSQTHTSR is encoded by the exons ATGCATCTGGGTCAAAAAATCCCATTGGATGGGCTATCTCTAAAAGAGCTAGGAGATAGTGTGTTAGTGGAGATAGAACCCCAGCGGAAAGGACTGCCCTTTCTCAAACATGTGGAGTACCGTATTATTAGCAAG TGTTTCCAGGTCCCAGTTCAACGCAGGTACAGTGATTTTGAGGTGTTCCACAGTCTGCTACTCCAAAAGTTTATTTACAGGATGGTTCCACCCCTGCCCCCCAAACGCATCCTTAAAGGCG TTTTGAACTCAATATCAGACCGAGAGTTTAATGACAGTCGTCGCCGTGGCTTACAAAGGTTCATGACCCTGGTGATTAGACATCCAGTGCTAGCAGGAGATGAATTGGTCAACATCTTCCTCTCAGCAAGCAGCACA GATGTTCAAAACAAGCTGCGcgaatcatttaaaaaaacaggtGATGAGTTCCTGACCTCACAAATGGCCTTGCATGGCAAG gtgtacCTTCCTGAAGACATACAGAGCCAGGCTGCCGCTAATCGAGAAGTCATTGCAAATATCCACAGCAGTTtttataaactcagagatgtaGCCGAGCGGATGGCACATCGCTCACGGGAGAACTCCACAGATCTATTTATGTTTGGCAAAGACCTGAG TGAACTGGGCTCGGACACATCAGATCTGCCTGATAGTGCCACATTGGGCAAAGCATGGAAGACTCAGAGGAAGTCACTTGTGGAACTGTCAGGAGAATTTGGTCTACTTGCAGACAAAGCAGCACACCAG GGCTGCAGAGAGGAGGACGAGGTCGTCGAGAAACTGAATCTTTTCCTTGAACAGCTGCAGTCGTATAAA GACCTCTGTGATCGCCATGACAATGGTGTGCTGTTAGAGCATCAGAGAGCATTTGAAAAGCGCAACGGGCCTGTGGCGACACATTTAAAGAGGCAGAGCTTCTCGGAGCAGCCAGAGTCTAGACTTACACAG CAAGAAAACACAATAATCACCATGGAGATGAGGAGCTATTTCTCCCTTTTGTGTCTTCATCAAGAAACTCAACTGATTTTCACTCATCTGCCACTTGTAACTTCCATTCTGGGGACATTTGTCCACTCACAGATACAAGGACACAAAGAG ATGGGTGATGTGTGGGGTGACCTGCATCCAAAACTGAAGTCTCTGTTTGAAAACGCTAATGAAGTCTCGTCTCGTTCCTCTTCTCAAACACATACCTCCAGATGA
- the iqce gene encoding IQ domain-containing protein E, whose protein sequence is MSVVAGELVTEEEVQDLAEDSLCSSYVSDTEQKSRKKKVSGRPPHSPKSPYLNSANLHLNRSPAASWKTVRTQLHNCETPPASTPRDVWLHLQKEGHGTLSKSPKGADYSGAQTSISQSSTPEYLKEAFGMKKPKYSRSASNGYVPGTPDYKEKEDMYDEIIDLKKTIQAQKTESDKMKAKLRHLEEDNTKKDRQIEQLLDPAKDSEYARGLVDKKTDHRSIINGLKQKILRLEQQYKEKENALSQLQSDLKTTNMQEMKITVETYYKEVHRLRALLESTEKSNKAESKDSKRQNKVLSATVLKLTKAVKQLEDENQELKKDLVQEEISMMDNTACRAKGYLDWSKQRLVRRILELEKRVEQMRNIQVAKASDSRKSPEEKVTGSESANQRDSVDTEMDPSVTTENDVDFRGTVKKLGEEKKDLQEKLNQREEEIKQLSAEKNERMKDVEKVLKEQIREHERLMQTHRQEMGALTIEINCLKEKLEEERKLRLQNYSQVPDSCLSVTLTEPTSLSMLAPKQSLEQMERNKAAKIIQMHWRLHQTRDLVLLQSCLRGYQTRQRQLDKQTKSQSGLNTLALQEEYVTLMQSVFRAHLKRCSLKMERASTVTESVFSTHQKKNDPSTLPLLPRGSSQATFRNKTQISGVIQNNIKVITKEVSPASNVVLFHQQSITVDTKINQQLPTTEIPKTVDSDDSDDFIVSPSKPMRKRES, encoded by the exons ATGTCTGTAGTAGCTGGTGAACTGGTCACTGAAGAAGAGGTGCAAGATCTG GCAGAGGACAGTCTCTGTAGCAGCTATGTGTCCGACACTGAACAG AAatcaagaaaaaagaaagtttctGGCAGACCACCTCATTCTCCTA AGTCACCATACCTGAACAGTGCAAACTTGCATCTGAACAGAAGTCCAGCAGCATCTTGGAAGACAGTAAGGACACAACTCCATAACTGTGAAACCCCTCCGGCCAGCACACCCAGAGACGTCTGGTTGCATTTACAGAAGGAAGGACATG GGACATTGTCAAAGTCTCCAAAGGGAGCTGATTACAGTGGCGCACAGACTAGCATTTCGCAGAGCAGCACAcctgaatatttgaaggaagccTTTGGAATGAAAAAGCCTAAATACTCTCGCTCGGCATCTAATG GTTATGTTCCAGGAACCCCAGACTACAAAGAGAAGGAGGATATGTACGATGAAATAATTGATCTTAAAAAG ACCATCCAGGCCCAAAAGACTGAATCTGATAAGATGAAAGCCAAGCTGCGGCATCTTGAAGAGGACAACactaagaaagacagacagatcgaaCAACTGCTGGATCCAGCTAAG GACTCAGAGTATGCTAGGGGTTTAGTGGACAAGAAAACTGATCATAGATCG ATTATTAATGGACTGAAACAGAAGATTCTGCGATTGGAGCAGCAGTACAAAGAAAAAGAGAATGCCTTGAG TCAGCTTCAGAGTGACCTTAAAACCACTAACATGCAGGAAATGAAGATCACTGTAGAAACCTACTATAAAGAG GTTCACAGGTTGCGAGCATTGTTAGAGTCAACAGAGAAAAG taATAAGGCAGAGAGCAAAGACAGCAAGCGGCAGAACAAAGTTCTCAGTGCGACAGTTCTGAAACTCACAAAGGCAGTCAAACAGCTGGAGGATGAGAACCAGGAGCTAAAAAAGGACTTGGTACAGGAAGAGATCAGCATGATGGACAACACTGCGTGCCGGGCCAAGG GTTATCTGGATTGGAGTAAACAAAGGCTGGTGCGACGAATACTGGAACTTGAAAAG AGAGTAGAGCAGATGAGGAATATTCAGGTCGCCAAAGCATCAGACTCACGGAAGAGCCCAGAGGAAAAAGTCACTGGGTCagaatcagccaatcagagagaTTCTGTCGACACAGAAATGGATCCATCAGTGACTACTGAGAATGACGTGGATTTTAGGGGAACAGTTAAGAAACTTGGAGAGGAGAAAAAGGATCTACAGGAAAAACTAAACCAGCGAGA GGAGGAGATAAAACAATTATCTGCTGAGAAGAACGAAAGGATGAAAGATGTTGAAAAAGTGCTGAAAGAACAAATCAGGGAGCATGAAAGACTGATGCAAACACACAG GCAGGAGATGGGGGCACTGACCATAGAAATCAATTGTTTAAAGGAGAAACTCGAGGAGGAGAGAAAACTCAGATTACAAAATTACAGTCag GTTCCAGACAGTTGTTTGTCAGTTACACTCACAGAACCAACGTCATTGTCAATGTTGGCGCCGAAACAGAGTCTGGAGCAGATGGAGAGAAACAAAGCAGCTAAGATCATCCAGATGCACTGGCGCTTACACCAAACACGG GATCTGGTTCTCTTGCAGTCTTGTCTCAGAGGGTATCAAACCAGGCAGAGGCAGTTGGATAAACAGACAAAG agcCAATCAGGTTTGAACACTCTGGCTCTACAGGAAGAGTATGTGACCCTGATGCAGTCTGTCTTTAGGGCTCATCTCAAACGCTGCTCTTTGAAGATGGAAAG GGCATCTACAGTGACAGAATCTGTCTTTTCCACACATCAGAAAAAAAATGATCCCTCCACTCTTCCACTGCTGCCCAGGGGCTCTTCACAGGCCACGTTCAGGAACAAAACACAAATCTCAG GTGTGATTCAGAATAATATTAAGGTGATTACAAAAGAAGTCAGTCCTGCTTCTAATGTTGTGCTATTCCACCAACAATCAATAACAG TCGACACGAAGATCAACCAACAGCTACCAACCACAGAAATTCCAAAGACAGTTGATTCAGATGACTCTGATGACTTCATTGTATCTCCTTCAAAGCCAATGAGAAAAAGAGAATCATAA